The following proteins are co-located in the Polymorphospora rubra genome:
- a CDS encoding site-2 protease family protein, with protein sequence MFGVPVHLNASMLLLAVLVTVLYGSFVRERLDLSPAAGYAVGFGFVVLLLLSVLLHELGHALTARRYGIGVRGITLELLGGYTEMERDAPSPRVDLYVSLAGPAVSFLLGFAAVGVTVALPNGTLLDQLAFQVAVSNLLVAVFNSLPGLPLDGGRALRAAVWAASRDRHLGTEVAGWVGRSVALATAAVVVWLTAVGVLTTFGLLFMLLVAFTLWQGAGQSIRVARISRRFALVDLGRLARPVFAVPTGMPLAEAQRRAGEDGAAKDRPAALGVTDSSGRLVALVDPVAAEAVPAERRPWVSVDTVARGLDGVPRISRDLDGERVVHTVQAHPAVQYLVTAGEDVVGVLHVADLARLLEPKRKIVT encoded by the coding sequence GTGTTCGGGGTGCCGGTCCACCTCAACGCCTCCATGCTGCTGCTCGCCGTCCTGGTGACGGTGCTGTACGGCTCGTTCGTCCGGGAGCGGCTCGATCTGTCACCGGCCGCCGGTTACGCGGTCGGGTTCGGGTTCGTCGTGCTGCTGCTGCTTTCGGTGCTGCTGCACGAACTCGGCCACGCCCTGACCGCCCGCCGCTACGGCATCGGCGTACGCGGCATCACCCTGGAACTGCTCGGCGGCTACACCGAGATGGAGCGCGACGCGCCCAGCCCACGCGTCGACCTGTACGTCTCGCTGGCCGGGCCGGCGGTCTCGTTCCTGCTCGGGTTCGCCGCCGTCGGAGTCACCGTCGCCCTGCCGAACGGCACCCTGCTCGACCAGCTCGCCTTCCAGGTGGCGGTCAGCAACCTGCTGGTCGCGGTCTTCAACAGCCTGCCCGGGCTGCCGCTCGACGGTGGCCGGGCGCTGCGCGCCGCGGTGTGGGCCGCCAGCCGGGACCGGCACCTGGGCACCGAGGTCGCCGGCTGGGTCGGCCGGTCGGTCGCGCTGGCCACCGCGGCGGTCGTCGTCTGGCTGACGGCCGTCGGCGTGCTGACCACGTTCGGGCTGCTGTTCATGCTGCTGGTCGCGTTCACCCTGTGGCAGGGTGCCGGCCAGTCGATCCGGGTCGCCCGGATCAGCCGCCGCTTCGCGCTGGTCGACCTGGGCCGGCTGGCCCGGCCGGTGTTCGCCGTACCGACGGGCATGCCGCTGGCCGAGGCGCAGCGCCGGGCCGGCGAGGACGGTGCGGCGAAGGACCGGCCGGCGGCGCTCGGCGTCACCGACTCGTCGGGGCGGCTGGTGGCGCTGGTCGACCCGGTCGCCGCCGAGGCGGTGCCCGCCGAGCGCCGGCCCTGGGTGTCGGTCGACACGGTCGCCCGTGGCCTCGACGGCGTACCCCGCATCTCCCGGGACCTCGACGGTGAACGGGTGGTCCACACCGTTCAGGCCCACCCGGCCGTGCAGTACCTCGTGACGGCAGGCGAAGATGTCGTCGGCGTACTGCACGTCGCCGATCTGGCGCGGCTCCTCGAACCGAAACGGAAGATTGTCACGTGA
- a CDS encoding sensor histidine kinase encodes MTVATAPSAGPPSTRRWSNRSPWRGLPFDLLLAAGAVTVELVLRATGPAELRTQPWPATVCWSLLSAVPIALRTVGLWPAIALCAVLVLVPLVTGYQALTVVFALVLLTYQGAARLRLRPAIAGTVVLWGPVLVANAVVTPTVDTVPYRTYALLNIVLVALVAFFAGRTVHGRQTRHRALEDRARAAEENQRSLAEQAVTDERRRIARELHDVVAHHVSVMGVLATGARRVLRRSPETADEALGTIEETSRTTLREMRRLLDVLRTDEPVADLSPQPGLAGIEALLEQVRDAGLPVALRVDGAPVELDPGVALTVFRIVQEALTNTLKHAGAATAQVRLSFGIDWLVVEVFDTGRGPALTPARLGHGLVGMRERVALYGGSLRTGPRPGGGFRVYAKIPMEHLGAPTSEGAA; translated from the coding sequence ATGACCGTGGCCACCGCACCGAGCGCCGGCCCGCCGTCGACGCGCCGGTGGAGCAACCGGTCGCCGTGGCGGGGGCTGCCGTTCGACCTGCTGCTGGCCGCCGGGGCCGTCACGGTGGAGCTGGTGCTGCGCGCCACCGGCCCGGCCGAGCTGCGTACGCAACCATGGCCGGCGACCGTGTGCTGGAGCCTGCTGTCGGCGGTGCCGATCGCGCTGCGCACCGTCGGGCTCTGGCCGGCCATCGCGCTGTGCGCGGTCCTCGTGCTCGTCCCGCTGGTCACCGGCTACCAGGCGCTGACCGTGGTCTTCGCGCTGGTCCTGCTCACCTACCAGGGCGCGGCCCGGCTCCGGCTGCGGCCGGCGATCGCCGGCACCGTTGTGCTGTGGGGCCCGGTGCTGGTGGCGAACGCGGTCGTCACGCCCACCGTCGACACCGTGCCTTACCGGACCTACGCACTGCTGAACATCGTCCTCGTGGCGCTGGTGGCGTTCTTCGCGGGCCGTACCGTGCACGGCCGGCAGACCCGCCACCGGGCGCTGGAGGACCGGGCCCGGGCCGCCGAGGAGAACCAGCGGTCGCTGGCCGAGCAGGCCGTCACCGACGAGCGGCGGCGCATCGCCCGCGAACTGCACGACGTCGTCGCCCACCACGTGAGCGTGATGGGCGTGCTGGCCACCGGGGCGCGGCGGGTGCTGCGCCGCAGCCCGGAGACCGCCGACGAGGCGCTGGGCACGATCGAGGAGACCAGCCGTACGACGCTGCGCGAGATGCGCCGCCTGCTCGACGTGCTGCGCACCGACGAACCGGTCGCCGACCTCAGCCCACAGCCGGGTCTGGCCGGCATCGAGGCCCTGCTCGAGCAGGTACGCGACGCCGGCCTGCCGGTGGCGCTGCGGGTCGACGGGGCGCCGGTGGAGCTCGATCCCGGGGTCGCGTTGACGGTCTTCCGGATCGTGCAGGAGGCGCTGACCAACACCCTGAAGCATGCCGGTGCCGCCACCGCCCAGGTACGGCTGAGCTTCGGCATCGACTGGCTCGTCGTCGAGGTCTTCGACACCGGCCGCGGGCCGGCCCTGACCCCGGCCCGGCTCGGCCACGGCCTGGTCGGCATGCGCGAGCGGGTCGCCCTGTACGGCGGCTCGCTGCGCACCGGCCCCCGACCCGGCGGCGGTTTCCGGGTGTACGCGAAGATCCCGATGGAGCATCTGGGCGCACCGACCAGCGAGGGGGCAGCGTGA
- a CDS encoding RecB family exonuclease — protein sequence MTAETVATATAETATAAGVVPAQPSLSPSRAADFKTCPLLFRFRSIDRLPERPTADQARGTLVHAVLERLFDLPADERTPAAAGDLVTPQWQRLVAEQPDLAGLFAPDDADGPAAFLASAHGLLDGYFRMEDPRRLEPAERETLISTVVDDQLLIRGYVDRLDVSPTGDLRVVDYKTGGAPREAFEARALFQLKFYALVLWRTRGVVPRVLRLIYLKDTEVCDYTPDADELARFERTLVALWRAIEQATAAQDFRPKPSRLCDWCNHQAHCPSFGGTPPPFPEHPVAGGGRPGDPGTALPPGADE from the coding sequence ATGACGGCGGAGACGGTGGCAACAGCAACGGCGGAAACAGCGACGGCGGCCGGGGTGGTGCCGGCGCAACCGTCGCTGTCACCGTCGCGGGCGGCGGACTTCAAGACCTGCCCGCTGCTGTTCCGGTTCCGCAGCATCGACCGGCTCCCCGAGCGGCCCACCGCCGACCAGGCCCGCGGCACGCTGGTCCACGCCGTACTGGAGCGGTTGTTCGACCTGCCCGCCGACGAGCGCACCCCGGCCGCGGCCGGCGACCTGGTCACGCCGCAGTGGCAGCGGCTGGTCGCCGAGCAGCCGGACCTCGCCGGGCTGTTCGCCCCCGACGACGCCGACGGGCCGGCGGCCTTCCTCGCCTCGGCCCACGGACTGCTCGACGGCTACTTCCGGATGGAGGACCCGCGCCGGCTGGAGCCGGCGGAGCGGGAGACGCTGATCTCGACCGTGGTCGACGACCAGTTGCTGATCCGCGGCTACGTCGACCGGCTCGACGTGTCACCCACCGGCGACCTGCGGGTGGTCGACTACAAGACCGGCGGGGCGCCGCGCGAGGCGTTCGAGGCGCGGGCACTGTTCCAGCTCAAGTTCTACGCCCTGGTGCTGTGGCGCACCCGCGGCGTGGTGCCGAGGGTGCTGCGCCTGATCTACCTCAAGGACACCGAGGTCTGCGACTACACGCCCGACGCCGACGAACTGGCCCGGTTCGAACGGACCCTGGTGGCCCTGTGGCGGGCCATCGAACAGGCGACCGCCGCCCAGGACTTCCGGCCCAAGCCGAGCCGGCTCTGCGACTGGTGCAACCACCAGGCCCACTGCCCCAGCTTCGGCGGCACTCCCCCGCCGTTTCCCGAACACCCGGTCGCCGGCGGCGGCCGGCCCGGCGACCCCGGCACCGCCCTGCCGCCCGGCGCGGACGAGTGA
- a CDS encoding tRNA (adenine-N1)-methyltransferase produces MPAHRGPFRPGDRVQLTDPKGRMHTVVLEPGKAFHTHRGALDHDALIGQPDGSVVTSTGGTTYLALRPLLSDYVLSMPRGAQVIYPKDAAQIVAMGDVFPGARVLEAGAGSGALTCSLLRAVGATGEVHSYELRDDFAQIARRNVEAFFGGPHPAWHLHVGDVAGCEQTGFDRIILDMLTPWEALDLVERTLVPGGVFIGYVATTPQMSELVEALRERGGFTEPRAWESLVRDWHVDGLAVRPDHRMIAHTAFLVSSRRLAPGVTAPPRRRKPSKGAEAYALRRAAARAATATGTDTGEGAAT; encoded by the coding sequence GTGCCCGCCCACCGCGGCCCGTTCCGTCCCGGCGACCGGGTGCAGCTCACCGACCCCAAGGGCCGCATGCACACGGTCGTGCTGGAGCCGGGCAAGGCGTTCCACACCCACCGCGGGGCGCTGGACCACGACGCGCTGATCGGCCAGCCGGACGGGAGCGTGGTGACCTCCACCGGTGGCACCACCTACCTGGCGCTGCGGCCGCTGCTGTCGGACTACGTGCTGTCGATGCCGCGTGGCGCGCAGGTGATCTACCCGAAGGACGCCGCCCAGATCGTCGCGATGGGCGACGTCTTCCCCGGTGCGCGGGTGCTGGAGGCCGGTGCCGGCTCCGGCGCGCTGACCTGCTCGCTGCTACGCGCGGTCGGCGCCACCGGTGAGGTGCACTCCTACGAGCTGCGGGACGACTTCGCCCAGATCGCCCGCCGTAACGTGGAGGCGTTCTTCGGCGGGCCGCATCCGGCCTGGCACCTGCACGTCGGTGACGTGGCCGGCTGCGAGCAGACCGGGTTCGACCGGATCATCCTGGACATGCTGACGCCGTGGGAGGCGCTCGACCTGGTCGAGCGGACCCTGGTCCCCGGCGGGGTGTTCATCGGCTACGTGGCGACCACGCCGCAGATGTCCGAGCTGGTCGAGGCGTTGCGGGAGCGGGGCGGGTTCACCGAGCCGCGGGCCTGGGAGTCGCTGGTCCGCGACTGGCACGTCGACGGGCTGGCCGTGCGTCCCGACCACCGGATGATCGCCCACACCGCGTTCCTGGTCTCGTCGCGCCGGCTCGCCCCCGGCGTGACCGCGCCGCCGCGCCGGCGCAAGCCCAGCAAGGGCGCGGAGGCGTACGCGTTGCGTCGTGCCGCGGCCCGGGCCGCCACGGCGACCGGGACCGACACCGGGGAGGGAGCCGCGACGTGA
- the arc gene encoding proteasome ATPase translates to MARSDDADSRAARWEKEANDLSTQVAFLQEELALVRRKLTESPRHVRQLEERLAATQAQLARLTENNERLVTTLKEARSQIVTLKEEIDRLAQPPSGYGVFLTRHDDGTVDVFTGGRKLRVAVSPSLEVDELRRGQEVLLNDALNVVDAFGFERVGEVVMLKEILDNPSGGPGDRALVISHADEERIVHLAETLIGAALRAGDSLMVEPRSAYAYERIPKSEVEELVLEEVPDVDYTDIGGLQAQIEQIRDAVELPFLHADLFREHQLRPPKGILLYGPPGCGKTLIAKAVANSLAKKIAERRGEEKHTSFFLNIKGPELLNKYVGETERHIRLIFQRAREKAGEGTPVIVFFDEMDSVFRTRGSGVSSDVENTIVPQLLSEIDGVEGLENVIVIGASNREDMIDPAILRPGRLDVKIKIERPDAEAAKDIFSKYILTGLPLHPDDLAEHGQDPQATVGAMIESVVLRMYSETEENKFLEVTYANGDKEVLYFKDFNSGAMIQNIVDRGKKMAIKEFLSSGRKGLRLQHLLDACVDEFRENEDLPNTTNPDDWARISGKKGERIVYIRTLVSGGKGAEAGRSIETASNTGQYL, encoded by the coding sequence GTGGCACGCAGTGACGACGCGGACTCGCGCGCCGCACGGTGGGAGAAGGAGGCCAACGATCTCTCCACCCAGGTCGCGTTCCTCCAGGAGGAACTGGCCTTGGTGCGGCGGAAGTTGACCGAAAGCCCCCGACACGTCCGGCAGCTCGAGGAACGGCTCGCGGCAACGCAGGCGCAGCTGGCCCGGCTGACCGAGAACAACGAACGCCTCGTGACCACGCTCAAGGAAGCGCGGTCCCAGATCGTCACACTCAAGGAAGAGATCGACCGCCTGGCGCAGCCGCCGAGCGGTTACGGCGTCTTCCTGACCCGACACGACGACGGCACGGTCGACGTCTTCACCGGCGGCCGCAAGCTGCGGGTGGCGGTGTCGCCGTCGCTCGAGGTCGACGAGCTGCGCCGTGGCCAGGAGGTCCTGCTCAACGACGCGCTCAACGTCGTCGACGCGTTCGGCTTCGAGCGGGTCGGCGAGGTCGTGATGCTCAAGGAGATCCTGGACAATCCCAGCGGCGGACCGGGTGACCGGGCGCTGGTGATCTCCCACGCCGACGAGGAGCGGATCGTCCACCTCGCCGAGACGCTGATCGGCGCGGCGCTGCGCGCCGGTGACTCGCTGATGGTCGAACCCCGTTCGGCGTACGCCTACGAGCGCATCCCGAAGAGCGAGGTCGAGGAGCTGGTCCTCGAGGAGGTCCCCGACGTCGACTACACCGACATCGGTGGCCTGCAGGCCCAGATCGAGCAGATCCGCGACGCGGTGGAGCTGCCGTTCCTGCACGCCGACCTGTTCCGCGAGCACCAGCTGCGCCCGCCGAAGGGCATCCTGCTCTACGGCCCGCCCGGCTGCGGCAAGACGCTGATCGCCAAGGCGGTCGCCAACTCGCTGGCGAAGAAGATCGCCGAGCGGCGGGGCGAGGAGAAGCACACCAGCTTCTTCCTCAACATCAAGGGCCCCGAGCTGCTCAACAAGTACGTCGGCGAGACCGAGCGGCACATCCGGCTGATCTTCCAGCGGGCCCGGGAGAAGGCCGGCGAGGGCACCCCGGTCATCGTGTTCTTCGACGAGATGGACTCCGTCTTCCGCACCCGCGGTTCCGGTGTCTCCTCCGACGTCGAGAACACCATCGTTCCGCAGCTGCTCAGCGAGATCGACGGTGTCGAGGGCCTGGAGAACGTCATCGTCATCGGCGCCTCCAACCGGGAAGACATGATCGACCCGGCGATCCTGCGGCCCGGCCGGCTCGACGTGAAGATCAAGATCGAGCGTCCGGACGCCGAGGCGGCGAAGGACATCTTCTCGAAGTACATCCTCACCGGGCTGCCGCTGCACCCCGACGACCTGGCCGAGCACGGCCAGGATCCGCAGGCCACGGTCGGCGCGATGATCGAGTCGGTCGTCCTGCGGATGTACTCCGAGACCGAGGAGAACAAGTTCCTCGAGGTCACCTACGCCAACGGTGACAAGGAGGTCCTCTACTTCAAGGACTTCAACTCCGGCGCGATGATCCAGAACATCGTCGACCGGGGCAAGAAGATGGCGATCAAGGAGTTCCTCTCCTCGGGTCGCAAGGGGCTGCGCCTGCAGCACCTGCTCGACGCCTGCGTCGACGAGTTCCGCGAGAACGAGGACCTGCCCAACACGACCAACCCCGACGACTGGGCCCGGATCTCCGGCAAGAAGGGCGAGCGGATCGTCTACATCCGTACCCTGGTTTCCGGTGGCAAGGGCGCCGAGGCGGGCCGGTCGATCGAGACCGCCAGCAACACCGGCCAGTACCTGTAA
- a CDS encoding response regulator has translation MTERSEGTGTAGAAERPVRILLVDDQPLLRTGFRMVLGAEDDLDIVGEAGDGVEAVDLARRLLPDVVLMDIRMPRMDGVAATRAIVDARLPVRVLILTTFDLDEYVVGALRAGASGFLAKDVPADDLVSAIRTVAAGEAVVAPRILKRLLDQFADTLPDPSAAPPRGLDVLTEREREVLVHVARGLSNAEIARTLTVSETTIKTHVGHVLTKLGLRDRVQAVVLAYETGLVRPGS, from the coding sequence GTGACCGAGCGCAGCGAGGGAACGGGTACGGCGGGGGCGGCCGAGCGGCCGGTACGGATCCTGCTCGTCGACGACCAGCCGCTGCTGCGCACCGGCTTCCGGATGGTGCTCGGCGCCGAGGACGACCTCGACATCGTCGGCGAGGCCGGCGACGGTGTCGAGGCGGTCGACCTCGCCCGCCGGCTGCTGCCCGACGTGGTGCTGATGGATATCCGGATGCCGCGGATGGACGGGGTCGCCGCGACCCGCGCCATCGTCGACGCCCGGCTGCCGGTCCGGGTGCTCATCCTGACCACCTTCGACCTCGACGAGTACGTCGTCGGCGCGCTGCGGGCCGGGGCGAGCGGCTTCCTGGCCAAGGACGTACCCGCCGACGACCTGGTCAGCGCGATCCGTACGGTCGCCGCGGGCGAGGCGGTCGTGGCGCCCCGGATCCTCAAGCGCCTGCTCGACCAGTTCGCCGACACGCTGCCCGACCCGTCGGCGGCGCCGCCGCGCGGCCTGGACGTACTGACCGAACGCGAACGGGAGGTCCTGGTGCACGTGGCCCGCGGACTGTCCAATGCGGAGATCGCCCGGACCCTGACGGTCAGCGAGACGACGATCAAGACGCACGTCGGGCACGTGCTCACCAAGCTGGGCCTGCGCGACCGGGTGCAGGCGGTCGTCCTGGCGTACGAGACGGGCCTGGTCCGCCCCGGCTCCTGA
- a CDS encoding ABC transporter ATP-binding protein, whose translation MTPTDPRRPQVAARASDVWRVYGTGEAQVVALRGVTAEFERGAFTAIMGPSGSGKSTLMHCLAGLDTVTRGEVFVGDTKVTGLNDSGLTKLRRDKIGFIFQQFNLLPTLSAQENILLPLSIAGRKPDPAWYDTVIDTVGLRDRLSHRPAQLSGGQQQRVACARALVARPEVIFADEPTGNLDSRAGAEVLNFLRNSVREHGQTIVMVTHDPVAASHADRVVFLADGQLVSELFDPTPETVLDTMKRLDVLVEAAR comes from the coding sequence ATGACGCCGACCGACCCCCGCCGCCCCCAGGTGGCAGCCCGGGCGAGCGACGTATGGAGGGTGTACGGCACCGGTGAGGCCCAGGTCGTCGCGCTGCGCGGGGTGACCGCCGAATTCGAACGCGGCGCCTTCACCGCCATCATGGGACCGTCCGGTTCGGGCAAGTCGACCCTGATGCACTGCCTCGCCGGCCTCGACACCGTCACCCGCGGCGAGGTCTTCGTCGGTGACACGAAGGTCACCGGCCTGAACGACAGCGGCCTGACCAAGCTGCGCCGCGACAAGATCGGCTTCATCTTCCAGCAGTTCAACCTGCTGCCGACGCTCAGCGCCCAGGAGAACATCCTGCTGCCGCTGTCGATCGCCGGCCGCAAGCCCGACCCGGCCTGGTACGACACCGTCATCGACACCGTCGGCCTGCGCGACCGCCTCAGCCACCGCCCCGCCCAACTCTCCGGCGGACAGCAGCAGCGGGTCGCCTGCGCCCGGGCCCTGGTCGCCCGGCCCGAGGTCATCTTCGCCGACGAACCCACCGGAAACCTCGACTCCCGCGCCGGCGCCGAGGTCCTCAACTTCCTGCGCAACTCCGTACGCGAACACGGCCAGACCATCGTCATGGTCACCCACGACCCGGTCGCCGCCTCGCACGCCGACCGCGTCGTCTTCCTCGCCGACGGGCAGTTGGTCTCCGAACTGTTCGACCCGACCCCGGAAACCGTGCTCGACACCATGAAGCGCCTGGACGTGCTCGTCGAGGCGGCCCGCTGA
- a CDS encoding ferredoxin, giving the protein MTQTGTETDELRVWVDQDLCTGDGLCVQYAPEVFEFDVDGLAYVKDGDGDLKLAPGSRVDVPTHLRLDVIDAARECPGDCIHVLRRTDDVEIAGPDAE; this is encoded by the coding sequence GTGACGCAGACCGGCACGGAGACCGACGAGCTACGGGTCTGGGTGGACCAGGACCTGTGCACCGGCGACGGCCTGTGCGTGCAGTACGCGCCGGAGGTCTTCGAGTTCGACGTCGACGGGCTGGCCTACGTCAAGGACGGCGACGGCGACCTCAAACTGGCCCCCGGCAGCCGGGTCGACGTGCCCACCCACCTGCGCCTGGACGTCATCGACGCCGCCCGGGAGTGCCCCGGCGACTGCATCCACGTGCTGCGCCGCACCGACGACGTGGAGATCGCCGGTCCCGACGCGGAGTGA
- the dop gene encoding depupylase/deamidase Dop, with amino-acid sequence MSVRRIMGSEVEYGISVPGQPGANPMVTSSQVVNAYGARPELNRGGRARWDYEEESPLRDARGFTYSGSAYDPAEALADDDLGLANVILTNGARLYVDHAHPEYSTPEVTNPLDLVRWDKAGERVMAEASRRAATIPGTHPIHLYKNNTDNKGASYGAHENYLMRRQTPFADIVAYLTPFFVTRQVVCGAGRVGIGQDGSQPGFQISQRADFFEVEVGLETTLKRPIINTRDEPHSDADKYRRLHVIIGDANLSEISSYLKFGTTALVLTMIEEKVMTPDFGIADPVSELRAVSHDPGLTHLMRLRDGRRLTALDLQWAYFERASAFVEDRYGADVDEATADVLARWESVLDRLGRDAMLCAGELDWVAKLRLLEGYREREKLAWASHKLQLVDLQYSDVRPEKGLYHRLVARGSMATLLSDELTRSAMVQPPEDTRAYFRGRCLAQYASEVVAASWDSVIFDVGRESLVRVPMMEPERGTKKHVGALFDRCASAKDLLEVITN; translated from the coding sequence GTGAGCGTACGGCGGATCATGGGCAGCGAGGTCGAGTACGGAATCTCGGTGCCGGGCCAGCCCGGAGCCAATCCGATGGTCACCTCGTCACAGGTGGTCAACGCCTACGGCGCGCGCCCGGAGTTGAACCGGGGTGGCCGCGCGCGGTGGGACTACGAGGAGGAGTCGCCGCTGCGCGACGCCCGCGGGTTCACCTATTCCGGTTCGGCGTACGATCCGGCCGAGGCGCTCGCCGACGACGATCTCGGCCTGGCCAACGTCATCCTGACCAACGGTGCCCGGCTGTACGTCGACCACGCGCACCCGGAGTACTCGACTCCGGAGGTGACCAACCCGCTGGACCTGGTCCGCTGGGACAAGGCGGGGGAGCGGGTGATGGCCGAGGCGTCGCGCCGGGCCGCCACGATCCCGGGCACCCACCCGATCCACCTCTACAAGAACAACACCGACAACAAGGGCGCCAGCTACGGTGCCCACGAGAACTACCTGATGCGTCGGCAGACCCCGTTCGCCGACATCGTCGCCTACCTGACGCCGTTCTTCGTGACCCGGCAGGTCGTCTGCGGCGCCGGCCGGGTCGGCATCGGCCAGGACGGTTCGCAGCCGGGCTTCCAGATCTCCCAGCGGGCCGACTTCTTCGAGGTCGAGGTCGGCCTGGAGACGACGTTGAAGCGGCCGATCATCAACACCCGCGACGAGCCGCACTCCGACGCCGACAAATACCGCCGGCTGCACGTCATCATCGGCGACGCCAACCTGTCGGAGATCTCGAGCTACCTCAAGTTCGGCACGACCGCGCTGGTGCTGACCATGATCGAGGAAAAGGTGATGACGCCCGACTTCGGCATCGCCGACCCGGTCAGCGAACTGCGGGCGGTCAGCCACGATCCGGGGCTGACCCACCTGATGCGGCTGCGGGACGGGCGCCGGCTCACCGCCCTGGACCTGCAGTGGGCGTATTTCGAGCGGGCCAGCGCGTTCGTCGAGGACCGCTACGGTGCCGACGTCGACGAGGCGACCGCGGACGTACTGGCCCGCTGGGAGAGCGTGCTCGACCGGCTCGGCCGCGACGCGATGTTGTGTGCCGGCGAACTGGACTGGGTGGCCAAGCTGCGGCTGCTGGAGGGCTACCGGGAACGGGAGAAGCTCGCCTGGGCCTCACACAAGCTGCAGCTGGTCGATCTGCAGTACTCCGACGTACGGCCGGAGAAGGGCCTCTACCACCGGTTGGTGGCCCGCGGCTCGATGGCCACGCTGCTGTCCGACGAGCTGACCCGCTCGGCGATGGTGCAGCCGCCGGAGGACACCCGGGCCTACTTCCGGGGCCGCTGCCTGGCCCAGTACGCCTCCGAGGTCGTCGCCGCGAGCTGGGACTCGGTGATCTTCGACGTCGGCCGGGAGTCGCTGGTGCGGGTGCCGATGATGGAGCCGGAGCGGGGCACGAAGAAGCACGTCGGCGCGCTGTTCGACCGGTGTGCCAGCGCCAAGGACCTGCTGGAGGTCATCACCAACTGA